GGAATCGGGGGTTTGAATCGCCTTGATGAGTGCTTTCCTGACCATGATGACCTCGCGGTGCTGTCCTTTGTTATATTTTAAAACAATTTGGATTTTATTGTTTCTGTCACGCGCGAACTTTAAACTCTCTTTACACTTGTTTTTTTTGACCAATACATTGACGCTCAGCATTTAAATTTGAATAATAACAACACCTGTCTTGCCAAGGACGTGCAGATGCCCCAGCTTAAATTGTTTTTTACCGCCCTCATTACCTTTATTCTTCTGGACATGGTCTGGCTTGGTTTTATCGCTAAACCACTGTATTTCCACCATTACCGCGAATGGCTGCGCCTGACCGATGGGCAATTGCAACCCGTTTGGTGGGCAGCCCTTATTGTCTACCTGCTCTTAGCTGCCGGTGTGGTGTTTTTTGTCGTGCCTCTGTCCGCTAATCAACTCCTTCATGCCGCGGGTTTTGGGGCCTTGCTGGGCTTAATAACCTATGGCGTTTATGATCTGACCTGCATTGCCATTCTTAAAGACTGGCCGGTAGGGATGTCGCTGATTGACTGGCTATGGGGCATCGTTTTGTGCACAGCCAGCGGACTGGTTACTGTGTTTGTCCATGCGAAATGACCGGTGCAATCATGTTGTTCGGACTGGTGACTTTCATTGTTTTTCTGCACATGACTTTAGTCTGGTTGTGGTACCGCGCTACCAATAATCCCTCGGTTGTTGATGTAGGCTGGGCTTTAGGACTGACCATCAGCGGACTTGTCTTTTTAAATGCCACTCCGCTGTCGCCGCGAACCCTGTTCTTAAGCGTGCTGCTTTGCCTCTGGGGTTTACGGTTGGGTCTTTTCCTCTGGCTGACCCGCATCCGCAAAGGCATCGTCGATAAACGCTACCTGACACTCAGTCAGGATTGGAAAATTGCCAAACCGCTGGGGTTTTTTCTGAATTTTCAACTTCAGGGATTCTTTATTCTGCTGCTGTCATTACCCTGGCTTTTCGTAGCCCTTTCGCCGCAAACGAAGCCAGGTTGGCTGGATTATGCGGCGGCATTACTCGCCGTTGTGAGTTTGGGCGCTGAAACCCTGGCTGATTATCAACTGCAGGTTTTTAAAAAAAACCACCCCGGAAAAGTGTGCAATCAGGGCTTATGGTCTTATTCAAGGCACCCTAATTATTTTTTCGAATGGCTTATCTGGCTTTCTTTTTCGCTGTTTTCCTTCTCTCATGCTTTCGGCTGGCTGGGTCTCATTTCACCCTTAACCCTGTATGTGCTCATGACCCGCATTACCGGCCCCATGACCGAGGAAGGCTCACGCCAGGCACGGGGACAGGCTTATCTGGATTACCAGAAAAATACACCGTTCTTCTTTCCATCCTGGCTTAATCCCTACTGGTTGCTGCAAAAGCACAAAGCGAGGCGCTGATCGCTAACCGGAGCCTAAGCCGTTCTAAGACTCGATCTGACTTTGAGCAAACTCAAACAAGCTGCTTTCGGGAAAATGCCTGCAAAACAGGATGTACAATCCTTTTGCGGCCTCCGCCCCCCCGGATTGGCGAATAAGATCACACATTCGCAAGTAATTTTTCTGCATCAGCAGCTGAGCCTCCCCCTGCCGTTGCTTTGCCGCACTGAAATAACACCAGGCTGCGTCCTGATAATGATTTTGCAGGCTCAACTGAGCGCCCAGTTTATCCAAATCATGATCGTTCAAGCCGAGTTTACTCTTATCTTTGCTAAAGAAACGGAACAGTTTGACTGCCTCTGTTCCCCGATCCTCGGCCAGGCACTGTTGCAAAGCGAGTTTGGCCTGTTGAATGGCTTCCTCAGGATAACCTGCCTGAGAATACAGGTAGCTTAATGCCAGCCCTTGATCCGTTGTCGCCTCTTCGCTTTTAATCTGTCGAATGTGCGCCTCAGCTTCCTCCTTGGTCATCTGAGGGATTGTCCTGATTAAGTCTTCATAAACAGAACGCGCGTTGACAGGCTTTTCTGATTTGTGAGGTCCCTTTGAAGGGGAAGAGGCTTCTACCCAGGCTATTTCGTCTTTTGCTACCAAAGCCCCGCTGAGCCTTCCAACAAGAATAGGCCCCAGTATGAACGGTAGATAGGAAAGCGCCGCGTTGAAATAAAATCCCGCGCGAATGGAAACGGAAGAAACCAGAATTTGCAAAGCCACGATGACGACAAAAAAGGTCAGCAGAAACAGCACAATGCCCCCAATCGTCTGCGAGCAGTAACAGGCGAGATCGGCACGACGCTCATGAAATAGCCACTGCCAGGGCTCCCTGCTGAACACTTCACGCAGAGATTCAGTATAAACTGCAAGGGCTGCGGCCAGCAAAGGACCAAAAAAACTCAACATCACCAGCAAGGCGTAGCCGATACCCACCCAGCCAAAACCAATGCCTAATTTCAGGAAGAAAAACAATCGCAAGGCATTATCCGAATGCGTTAAGTAAAGACCCAGGGCAAGAGCCGGTAAAAACCAGCAAAGGTTATATAAGAGAGCACGACCCGTGTAGGAAAGCAGTTCAGCAGCGGAGTAAGCCTCACTGAAAAAACCGGCATGAATATCGCCTCGACTGGCGGCTAAGGCAAATCGCCCTGTCATCCATAGCGAGATAAGCACCGTCACAAGCCATTGCATCACGTCCAGGTAACGTTTATCGATTTGATTGTGTAGAAGATAGATAACCAATGCCAGTACAGACCAGACAAGAATGATTGGCAGGGCGCTCAAAAAAGTCGATCCGCTCAGGTACTTTCGAATAATTTCCCCTGCCAGTCCATTGTACAGTTCAGAGTGTTCCATATTCTTTCTTCCGTTAGGAATTAATCATCCTCCTTTCACTGTAGCATAAACGCTTTATTAAAACCCATTGAGTGGAAATGGCTCTCCGTCTGTGCGGGAGATAACGGAGGAGCAACAAATGACACGGGAACACTTAAAGCCTGTCTTTCCTGTAAGGCGGGAAACCCTGGTTTTGATGGAATCTGGCCAATAAAGTATTAAAAATAGATACTATTGGTATTAATAATATGAAACAAAAGCAATAAAGTAGAATTTTTTATTAATTCACCCTACCTTGTATCCAGAAAACAACTTGGAGACAATGATGATTAAAAAAGCCCTCCCGCTGATTCTTTTAACCACAACCGCCTTTGCCAGCGGCGGTAGCGAGGCCTCGGCGGCCAGCACTGATTTATCCGCGCAGGGTATAAGTCAGGTCGTTGATGGCAGCGCCAACCTGTTTGCTGCAGCCAGTCAATTGGTGATTGTTGCGGTAAAAACTGTCGGCGATGTCACTTACATCAGCCTGAAGGCGGCCGGCCAATCCGCCGTGACAACCATTCAGGTCTCAAGCCATGTCGCAGGACACAGTCTGCTCGCAGCCGGTCAATGGGTCAGAGTAGTCACCACCGGCACCGGCATTATCTTAACCTCTGCTGGACGTTTGATTGCCTATGTTCCCAATGAACTCGGGAAATCGTTCCTTTTCAGCAGTCAAATTTAAGGCTTAACCGATGACTAAATTAGCCCAATTAACAGCCTGGTTGATGTTTTTCGGCAGCACAACCAGCACCCTCGCTGGAACTGTCTGTAAAAATGACAACGCCACGGTGGATGATTTTTACAATGCCAGCCGCACATCGCTCGCCGTTTCAAAAACACTGGATCACAGCGGGGCGAAAGTCGCCTTGTTGGCCCGGGTGGGGTCAGATTTGAGCCGCTACGGGCTCCGTTACAGTCATGTGGCCTTTGTGGTAAAAAATTATCCCGGTCAACCGGGCAAATGGACGGTGATTCATTTGTTAAATGAATGCAACAGACCCACCTCCTCGCTGTATGCTCAGGGATTGATGAACTTCTTCATGGATAATCTATACAGTCAGGAGTATCAAATCACCATTCCCGATCAACGCCTGCAGGCTCGACTGTATGAAGCCCTTAAACCTACGCTTATTGAGCGCCTGCATAGCAACCAATACAGCATGATTGCCTACCCTTATTCAAGCCGGTATCAAAACTCCAACCAATGGGTTCTGGAAATGGTAGCAGATACCGATAATCCCAACGCTCGCCACACAAGGCAATCGGCTCAGGATTTTCTGCAAAGGACAGGTTATCAACCGTCAATGGTTACCATCACTGCGACGGCCAGACTCGGCGTTTCGCTAACCAATGCCGCTATCCGGTTTAATGATCACCCTGACATTGAAAACCGGACGCATCGCTATTCCATTGTCAGCGTGGATTCGGTAATCGCCTATCTGCACAGGAGAGGACACCTGCAAGTGGTACAGGCAGACACCAAAAGGCGCATTAATTAATACCTTATCGGTATGAATAGTATTAATCAACGTATAAGATATAATTTTGTTATCCCTTTCTGGAGACAATAATGAAGTTAAGCCAAATCAAAGGATTTTACCCCTACCTCTTTCTGGTGTTTTTTAATACCTTCATTGATTTAGGTCACAAAATTCTATTGCAGGACACGCTTTACCAAACTGCGGACGGTTCCGCCTACACGGTCCTTTCCGCCATCATCAACGCGTTGATCCTGCTGCCCTATCTGATGCTGTTTACACCGTCAGGATTTATTGCTGACAAATACTCCAAGGCGCGGGTATTGCAGGTCACCGCGGCAGCCGCCATCCCCCTCACCGTGTTAGCCACCTGGTGTTATTTTACCGGCTTTTTCTGGGGGGCATTTGCTCTGACCTTACTGCTCGCAGTCCAAAGCGCCTTGAATTCTCCGGCCAAATACGGCTATATCAAAGAGGTGTTTGGTAAGGAACAGCTCTCGCAGGCTAATGCCATTGTCCAGACATTGACAATCATTGCCATTCTGGGGGCAACCTTTGCGTTTACTTCCATTTTCAGTTATTACGTCAATGCCGCCGGTTTGCAACACAGCAACGACAAAAGCCTGCTGCTTAAGGCCTTTGCCCCAGCCGGCTTTTTGATTGTCTTATTTTCAATTTTTGAAACCCTGATGAGCTTTCGCCTAATCAGGAAAGACGCCGTTGACCCGCAATCGACATACCATCCCGCCAATTATTTTACCGGCCACTATCTTAAATCCTACTTAAACAAAACCCTGCATCCACCGGTTATTTTGACCTGCATCATCGGCCTGTCCGTATTCTGGGCGGTCAATCAGGTGCTGTTGGCCAGTTACGGGGCTTTTTTGAAAGAACACATCGGCAATGTCAGCGTGATGTTTGCCCAGGGATCCCTGGCCTTGGGCGGTATTGGTATCCTGTTGGGCGCTTTATACGCGGGAAAAGTATCGAAGGGGTTTGTAGAAACCGGATTAATCCCGGTTGCCACCTTAGGCATTGCTGTTGGCCTTTTTATTCTGCCTCACCTCACCAGCCAATGGGGTATTGTTCTACTCTTTCTCGGCTATGGTTTTTTTGGGGGCATGTTAATTGTCCCCCTGAATGCGTTAATTCAGTTTAATGCGCCGCGTCAGGAAAACGGCAAGGTGTTGTCGGCCAACAACTTTTTACAAAATGCATTCATGTTGTCTTTTTTAGGCTTAACCGTTGGTGCGGGCCTCGCTGGAATCGACAGCCGGGTTTTACTCTATTCGCTGTTTATCATCGCCTCCGCAGGCGCCCTCTACACCTTAGTGACGATGCCACAATCGCTGGTGCGTTACGTGCTTTACTTCATTACCTCCCAGTTTTACCGTCTAAGTGTCTACGAGCTCGATAATTTACCTTCTTCCGGCGGCGTGTTGCTGCTGGGTAATCATGTCAGTTTCATCGACTGGGCCATTTTACAGATTGCCTGCCCGCGCCCTATTCGTTTTGTCATGGAGCGCTCCATCTACGAAACCTGGTATCTGAACTGGATTCTTAAACAATTCAACGTGATTCCCATCGCCCGGGGTGCAAGCCAGGACGCTCTGGTAGAAATCAATCAGGCTTTGAATGCCGGAGAGGTGGTCGCTCTTTTTCCTGAAGGACGGCTGACTAAAAACGGGCAGATGGGTCTTTTTCGCAGCGGCTTTGAGCGCAGTGCGATGAATGCCAATGCCGTGATTATTCCCTTTTATCTCCATGGCCTGTGGGGTTCAAAAGTGTCCTATGGTCATCGCTACAGTAAAAAAATCAAAAGTGGTCATCATCGCCGCATTACTCTCGTTTACGGGAAGGC
This region of Legionella taurinensis genomic DNA includes:
- a CDS encoding DUF1295 domain-containing protein, producing the protein MLFGLVTFIVFLHMTLVWLWYRATNNPSVVDVGWALGLTISGLVFLNATPLSPRTLFLSVLLCLWGLRLGLFLWLTRIRKGIVDKRYLTLSQDWKIAKPLGFFLNFQLQGFFILLLSLPWLFVALSPQTKPGWLDYAAALLAVVSLGAETLADYQLQVFKKNHPGKVCNQGLWSYSRHPNYFFEWLIWLSFSLFSFSHAFGWLGLISPLTLYVLMTRITGPMTEEGSRQARGQAYLDYQKNTPFFFPSWLNPYWLLQKHKARR
- a CDS encoding DUF2177 family protein produces the protein MPQLKLFFTALITFILLDMVWLGFIAKPLYFHHYREWLRLTDGQLQPVWWAALIVYLLLAAGVVFFVVPLSANQLLHAAGFGALLGLITYGVYDLTCIAILKDWPVGMSLIDWLWGIVLCTASGLVTVFVHAK
- a CDS encoding DUF2145 domain-containing protein, producing MTKLAQLTAWLMFFGSTTSTLAGTVCKNDNATVDDFYNASRTSLAVSKTLDHSGAKVALLARVGSDLSRYGLRYSHVAFVVKNYPGQPGKWTVIHLLNECNRPTSSLYAQGLMNFFMDNLYSQEYQITIPDQRLQARLYEALKPTLIERLHSNQYSMIAYPYSSRYQNSNQWVLEMVADTDNPNARHTRQSAQDFLQRTGYQPSMVTITATARLGVSLTNAAIRFNDHPDIENRTHRYSIVSVDSVIAYLHRRGHLQVVQADTKRRIN
- a CDS encoding acyl-[ACP]--phospholipid O-acyltransferase; translated protein: MKLSQIKGFYPYLFLVFFNTFIDLGHKILLQDTLYQTADGSAYTVLSAIINALILLPYLMLFTPSGFIADKYSKARVLQVTAAAAIPLTVLATWCYFTGFFWGAFALTLLLAVQSALNSPAKYGYIKEVFGKEQLSQANAIVQTLTIIAILGATFAFTSIFSYYVNAAGLQHSNDKSLLLKAFAPAGFLIVLFSIFETLMSFRLIRKDAVDPQSTYHPANYFTGHYLKSYLNKTLHPPVILTCIIGLSVFWAVNQVLLASYGAFLKEHIGNVSVMFAQGSLALGGIGILLGALYAGKVSKGFVETGLIPVATLGIAVGLFILPHLTSQWGIVLLFLGYGFFGGMLIVPLNALIQFNAPRQENGKVLSANNFLQNAFMLSFLGLTVGAGLAGIDSRVLLYSLFIIASAGALYTLVTMPQSLVRYVLYFITSQFYRLSVYELDNLPSSGGVLLLGNHVSFIDWAILQIACPRPIRFVMERSIYETWYLNWILKQFNVIPIARGASQDALVEINQALNAGEVVALFPEGRLTKNGQMGLFRSGFERSAMNANAVIIPFYLHGLWGSKVSYGHRYSKKIKSGHHRRITLVYGKALPISSNAKAVKQKVTELSIKAWKYHIEAIGCLQDEWLYQVKKNPSQTAIIEENGREISTHQLLGTVLWVNRQLKKRLMHQHHVGILLPTSTAGVVANLSLLTLGKVLVNLNFTTGEPALESAIRQASLTTILTSRLFLRKLSDRGLALEKALAPCELIYLEDLLSNRRAVLPGYILLAKALPAALVKFFFIRATASQSIAAILFSSGSEGEPKGVKLTQANLLSNINQVATVLSLQEDDVLINALPLFHAFGLTVTTLMPLLKGIPMVCYPDPTKSLVIAKLICKYRVTLFCSTSSLLGLYARNASVHPQMLRSVRMVVAGAEKLSPGVCNAFKEKFNLEIYEGYGATEVAPVASCNLPDVISTQDWHIHQAHKPGTVGLPLPGCAFRVVDPVTFKDLPLGEDGLVLIGGTQVMDSYLNQPEKTEAVLIHEDNYTWYKTGDKGHLDQDGFLTIVDRYSRFAKIGGEMMSLSQVEQAWQQALDGNEVELMALALPDDKKGEELALLYCAPLSENELRQHLLATDLPKIMLPGFIRQMAELPKLGNGKRDYVTAKQWLQAQRAT